The Abyssicoccus albus genome includes a region encoding these proteins:
- the deoB gene encoding phosphopentomutase: MTYSFKRIHLIVLDSVGIGEAPDAKDFNDEGSHTLKHILEHTPTELPNLEQLGLGNIESLPTVKPVDEPNAFYTKMEESSVGKDTMTGHWELMGLNIQEPFKVYPNGFPDDLIKQIEEHTGRKVVANRPASGTQIIDEWGEHQLNTGDLIVYTSADPVLQIAAHEDVIPVDELYEICEYVREITKDPKYLIGRIIARPYIGIPGQFERTSNRHDYALKPFGETTMNALKDAQLDVIAVGKINDIFDGEGVTQSVRTKDNMDGVDQLLNVMKQPFTGLSFTNLVDFDAKYGHRRDPKGYAEALKAFDDRLPELMNHLEQDDLLIITADHGNDPTAPGTDHTREYVPLLIHSPSIESTQYGKIRQSKTFSDIAMTIADNFGVKQPSYGESFMNELNK; the protein is encoded by the coding sequence ATGACATATTCATTTAAACGTATCCATTTAATCGTTCTAGACTCAGTCGGCATCGGAGAAGCACCAGATGCGAAGGATTTCAATGATGAAGGCAGTCATACGTTAAAGCACATATTAGAGCACACACCAACAGAACTCCCTAACTTAGAACAACTTGGCTTAGGTAATATTGAATCGTTACCAACAGTGAAACCCGTTGATGAACCGAACGCTTTTTATACGAAGATGGAAGAGTCGTCTGTTGGTAAAGATACGATGACAGGCCATTGGGAGCTCATGGGACTAAATATTCAAGAACCATTCAAAGTATACCCGAACGGATTCCCGGATGATCTTATCAAGCAGATTGAAGAACATACAGGACGCAAAGTTGTTGCAAATCGACCAGCGAGTGGTACACAAATCATCGATGAATGGGGAGAGCATCAGTTGAATACTGGTGATTTAATCGTCTATACTTCGGCAGATCCAGTATTGCAAATTGCGGCCCATGAAGATGTCATTCCAGTGGATGAACTGTATGAAATCTGTGAATATGTCAGAGAAATTACGAAAGATCCTAAATATTTGATCGGACGAATTATCGCACGACCTTATATCGGAATACCGGGGCAATTTGAACGAACATCAAACCGTCATGATTACGCGTTAAAACCATTCGGTGAGACGACGATGAACGCGCTTAAAGATGCTCAATTAGACGTTATCGCAGTCGGTAAAATTAATGATATCTTCGACGGTGAAGGGGTCACTCAATCTGTCCGAACGAAAGATAATATGGACGGCGTAGATCAATTATTGAACGTCATGAAGCAACCTTTTACAGGACTTAGCTTTACGAATCTTGTCGACTTTGATGCGAAATACGGTCACCGAAGAGATCCGAAAGGATATGCGGAAGCGTTGAAAGCATTCGATGATCGACTGCCAGAATTGATGAATCACCTTGAGCAGGATGATTTACTCATCATTACAGCAGATCATGGTAACGACCCAACAGCACCAGGAACAGACCATACGAGAGAATATGTACCATTACTCATTCATTCACCGTCGATTGAATCGACACAGTACGGTAAAATTAGACAGTCTAAGACATTTAGTGATATCGCAATGACAATCGCTGATAACTTTGGCGTAAAGCAACCATCATATGGTGAAAGCTTTATGAATGAATTGAATAAATAA
- a CDS encoding pyrimidine-nucleoside phosphorylase, producing MRMVDVIEKKRDGHALSAEEIEFFVQGYSKGDIPDYQASALAMTIFFQDMNDEERGELTRQMVLSGQEIDLSEIDGIKVDKHSTGGVGDTTTLVLAPLVASVGVPVAKMSGRGLGHTGGTLDKLESFEGFNIELDQQSFIDCVNRDKVAVIGQSGDLTPADKKLYALRDVTATVNSIPLIASSIMSKKIASGAERIVLDVKVGKGAFMKDIESASELAKAMVSIGQHIGRTTEAVISDMNQPLGYAIGNALEVKEAIDTLTGNGPEDLTELVLELGSRMVVLGEKASTIEEAREMLIEAIESKKALETFKTFIKNQGGNPSQVDNPTTLPTAQYQIDVPAESSGYITELIANELGVASMHLGAGRATKDDVIDLAVGIVLHKKIGDQVEAGESIATIHANQQDVEAVKEKVLNAVKINDERIEYPLIHKVITGKDVTQ from the coding sequence ATGAGAATGGTTGATGTTATTGAAAAAAAGCGTGATGGACATGCATTGTCGGCAGAAGAAATTGAGTTTTTCGTTCAAGGTTACTCGAAAGGTGATATTCCAGATTATCAAGCATCTGCATTAGCAATGACGATATTTTTCCAAGATATGAATGATGAAGAACGTGGTGAATTAACACGACAGATGGTCTTATCTGGACAGGAAATCGATCTCTCTGAAATTGATGGTATCAAAGTGGATAAGCATTCAACGGGTGGTGTTGGAGATACGACGACATTAGTGCTGGCCCCATTAGTTGCGAGTGTTGGTGTGCCAGTTGCGAAGATGAGTGGTCGTGGGTTAGGGCATACCGGTGGAACATTAGATAAGTTAGAGTCTTTCGAAGGCTTCAACATCGAGTTAGACCAACAATCATTTATCGATTGCGTCAATCGAGATAAAGTTGCAGTCATCGGTCAATCAGGTGATTTAACACCAGCGGATAAAAAATTATACGCCCTTCGAGATGTGACAGCGACTGTGAACTCAATTCCGTTAATTGCCTCTTCAATTATGAGTAAAAAAATCGCATCAGGTGCAGAACGGATCGTTCTCGATGTTAAAGTGGGTAAAGGTGCATTTATGAAAGACATCGAAAGTGCCTCTGAACTAGCAAAAGCAATGGTTTCTATCGGTCAACATATCGGACGTACGACGGAAGCGGTTATCTCTGATATGAATCAACCACTCGGTTATGCAATTGGTAATGCGTTAGAAGTGAAAGAAGCGATTGATACATTGACTGGCAATGGGCCTGAAGATTTGACTGAACTTGTATTAGAACTAGGCAGTCGAATGGTTGTACTCGGTGAAAAAGCTTCAACGATTGAAGAAGCCCGTGAAATGTTAATCGAAGCGATTGAATCGAAGAAAGCATTAGAAACGTTTAAAACATTTATAAAAAATCAAGGCGGTAATCCATCGCAAGTAGATAATCCAACGACATTACCAACCGCTCAGTATCAAATCGATGTACCGGCTGAATCATCAGGTTACATTACTGAACTGATCGCGAATGAACTCGGTGTTGCAAGTATGCATTTAGGTGCCGGTCGAGCGACAAAAGATGATGTGATTGATCTTGCTGTCGGCATCGTATTACACAAAAAGATTGGTGACCAAGTAGAAGCTGGAGAATCTATCGCAACGATACATGCCAATCAACAAGACGTTGAAGCGGTGAAGGAGAAAGTGTTGAATGCGGTGAAGATCAATGATGAACGTATTGAATACCCACTCATTCATAAAGTCATCACAGGAAAGGATGTTACACAATGA
- the deoC gene encoding deoxyribose-phosphate aldolase, protein MEYNQYIDHTQLKQDATLNQINTLIEEAKQYNFKSVCVQPSYVAHSRKALQDSEVLVCTVVGFPLGQNATETKVFETVQAIKDGADEIDMVINVAKLKDELYDEVQLDIQSVVSAAHKESKIVKVILETCLLSDDEIKKACEISEKAGADFVKTSTGFSTGGATVEAVQLMKQTVGDRLEVKASGGVRSLEDMNKMIEAGATRIGASSGVKIMQGLESDSDY, encoded by the coding sequence ATGGAATATAATCAATATATTGATCATACGCAATTGAAGCAAGATGCAACATTAAATCAAATCAATACACTAATCGAAGAGGCAAAACAATACAACTTCAAAAGTGTCTGTGTTCAACCGAGTTACGTCGCACATAGTCGTAAAGCATTACAAGACAGTGAAGTCCTCGTATGTACAGTCGTTGGATTCCCATTAGGTCAAAACGCGACCGAAACGAAAGTCTTCGAAACAGTTCAAGCAATCAAAGACGGAGCCGATGAAATTGATATGGTGATCAACGTCGCGAAGTTAAAAGATGAATTATACGATGAAGTCCAATTAGATATCCAAAGCGTTGTGTCAGCAGCGCATAAAGAATCAAAAATCGTCAAAGTCATATTAGAAACGTGCTTATTATCAGATGATGAAATTAAGAAAGCGTGTGAAATCTCTGAAAAAGCCGGAGCAGATTTCGTCAAAACATCGACAGGATTTTCAACAGGCGGCGCAACGGTTGAAGCCGTTCAACTGATGAAGCAAACTGTAGGAGACAGACTTGAAGTGAAAGCAAGCGGAGGTGTTCGCTCATTAGAAGACATGAACAAAATGATCGAAGCCGGCGCAACGCGCATCGGCGCATCAAGCGGAGTGAAAATCATGCAAGGATTAGAGAGCGATAGTGATTACTAA
- the truA gene encoding tRNA pseudouridine(38-40) synthase TruA: MERILMSLQYNGAAYQGFQIQHDLKTVQRELERITQRMHQQFVRIHPASRTDKGVHALEQFIHFDSHLTLPEDKWMHAFNSALPNDIVVTRVNKVDDQFHCRYDTIGKMYRYRVYTNPLRDPLKVNLMTHMPYDLNITDMQKAARLFEGTHDFTSFCSAKTEIDRKVRTIYLSKVIETTYGFDFVIVGDGFLYNMVRIIVNFLTDIAQGFREVDDVHKVIEARDRTKAHKTAPSEGLYLERTFYSEDELKHCVAELNTL, encoded by the coding sequence AGACGGTGCAACGTGAATTAGAACGCATTACACAACGGATGCATCAACAATTCGTCCGAATTCACCCAGCGAGTCGAACAGATAAAGGCGTTCATGCTTTGGAACAATTTATTCATTTCGATAGCCATTTAACGCTACCAGAAGATAAATGGATGCATGCGTTTAATTCAGCCCTTCCTAATGACATCGTTGTTACTCGAGTGAATAAGGTGGATGACCAATTTCATTGCCGATATGACACAATCGGGAAGATGTATCGTTACCGAGTGTATACGAATCCTTTGCGAGATCCATTGAAGGTTAACTTAATGACACATATGCCTTATGACTTGAATATTACTGACATGCAAAAAGCTGCTAGACTTTTTGAAGGAACGCATGATTTTACTAGTTTTTGTTCAGCGAAAACCGAAATCGATCGAAAAGTCCGCACCATTTATTTATCGAAAGTGATTGAAACAACATATGGATTTGATTTCGTCATTGTCGGCGATGGCTTTTTGTACAACATGGTTCGTATTATCGTCAATTTTTTAACCGACATAGCACAAGGATTTCGCGAAGTTGATGATGTCCATAAGGTCATCGAAGCTCGTGATCGTACGAAAGCACATAAGACCGCACCAAGTGAAGGGCTCTATTTAGAGCGAACATTTTATTCAGAAGATGAGTTAAAACATTGTGTTGCTGAATTAAATACGTTATAA